AATTTATCGGCTCATGTAATTATAAAATCCAGAGGTATCTAGCTTCAGGTATGGCTGGGTCCAGAATCTTCAGGAAGCTGCCTCTTTGCATCTTTGGATTCTGCTTTTCTCACTGTTGCTCCATGCTCAGGCAGGGCCCCGCTTTGTGGTAACAAGATGGCTGCCTGCAGTTCCACTGTATTTTGTCAATAAAACCAGTAGAATGAGCTTCTCTTCCCCACAATCCTCCTGACAGGAGTCCTGGGTCAAACTCTTATTGTCCTTAAATAGGCCCAGTGTCAATCCCTGCACCAATCACAGAAGCTGGTAGGGGCATCCTCACTATTCAAACCACTACACTTGTGTGGGAGAAATTatattccagttataaaataagtaagtcatgggattataatgtacagcatggtgaccacagttaataatactatattacTTATTTGAAACTTGCtaaaagaataaatcttaaaaattctcattacaagaaaaaaaatttttgtaaccatgtaaggtgacagatgttaactagacttattgtggccATCATTCCTCaatgtaaataaatatcaaatcattatgttatatcCCTGAATCTAAtctaatgttacatgtcaattatacctcaatcaaaacaaacatataaagaCACCCACATAAAGTTGGTGGGGAGTGGAGTTTGAGTCCCTGAGGAAAATCTGGTTGCTACTATCAGAAGCTGTACTGACTGAAACAACACATGTCCTCTACAGTGGGCCTTAGGAAGCAGATATGATTTGAgtggacagagaggagggaggaaggcaccCCAGAGACTCACAGCTGAGCAGAAGTGAGAAGAGGGGAGTCAGTGTGTTGTGAGAGGGAGCAGGCACCTCTGTGGAGTCCTAGAGAGTAGACCTGGGACCAGGTGGGCTTGGGGATGGGGGAATCACAGGATCCAGATCTCTGCTCACTGGGAGCATGGGACAGGCTGCCTCTGGAGATAATGGGCTCCGTATCACTGGAGGTGAGCAAGCAGAGCTTCCTCATCAGAGTGGCTCTCAGAAAAGCCTTCTACATGGGCCCTGAGATTCCTTGCATCCCCCAAATCTGAAATCCTATAGTCCAGAAATCAGCTCCCTTCATCCTGATCcccacccttctctctcctccaaactCCTCTCTAAGGGAAGTGCTACATCATTCTCCCTAATGTGTTTATGGGGtgtctgaagacattttggaTTCTGATCCTGGCTCCTCCAGCAAATGTGGGAACTTGGGGTACCACTTGTCCTCTCTGGGACTTTCTCCCTCAGCACAGGAAGGGGTGAGGCTATCTGATCTCTGGAGCCCCTGTCAGCCCTAACCTTCTTGAATATTCTGTCAAAGACTCAGCCTGGCCTCCTGAGGAGGGACAGGACACACCACAGTTCTCAGGCCAACCAGGTGTGTTGGCTCTTCAGGGTCTCAAGGGCGCCTTCACAGTAGCTGTCTCGCTTGGTCCTTTCACTTTCCTGTGAGGAGGGCAGAGTGGGCGCCATAGGGATGCTGTTTAATGCACAGCCTTTGGAGTCCAGACTTGAGTTGAAACGAACTATGTGAACTTCATTTGACTAGTTTCCTTTTCTCAAAACACAGTCAGCAACACCACCTTGTGGGTTTGTTATTTGCTATAATGATTAAGTAATGTGTATAAAGGGATTAAAACAGCCCTGGGCCCACatgggttgggctggagagggTAAATGCAGTAAAATTGAGCTGAGCTGAATAACAACTCCTCGCAGGTGCCCAGCATCTCTTGGGGCATAGCACACCCCCAGTCCAGCCTCTGACTGCAGATTAGGGCCATGCTtcaggcaggaaacagatggcacccTGAACCTAGGTAATTTGAAGAGAGCATGAACGATGGTTTAGGAAACCAACAAGGAATGGTGTGGTATGTCTGGTTAGCAGCGGTGAGGAGGGAGAGCACCACTAGGCTGGGAGGGCAAGGGGAGGATGTGATTATTGGAATCCAGAGAGAGCACCCAGGACTGCGACCAACCCATGCTGACCGAGCTGGGAGAGAGCACAGGAAATCAGTCCCCTCTTTTCCctctacaccctcccctcccaccctatGTCTTCTACCACTGCCTTTTTGCCTCAACCCAAATGGATGCTTGAGAGCAGGGAGGTCCATGGTGAGTGGAGAGGGGTGGTGAGCATACAGAGGGGCAAGTGGGAGGATTAAGTGGAGCCAGTGGCAACTGTCAGATGGGTGGGGCCCTCCCCGGGTGgggccctcccccttcctctgcagCCTGCTCTGGGctaggggtggtggggaggagtaGGAGAACTAAGGAACGTGGGAGGTCTCTGTGAGCCCAGGCTGTTCACTCTAGAAAGCGGGAGGAGGACAATCTGCAGTTCCTCAAATACGCATCTGCTCTTTCTTACCTCCAGACCTTTGCCTGTACCATTTTACCTGTCTGGAACACCCTTCCTCCTGGGGCCAGCTAAATCACCCTTAGAGGCGACCTCCTTCTGGCTCTATCTTGCCTGAAGTCTATCTACAGCCAGGGGTTTTAGTTACAAGATTGAAGATAACTGTCTTTTCATTTGAGCTACTTTGAGCTAGAGTTTCTCTTACTTCCAACCTAGAATTCCAATTTAATGTCCCTTGAATCATTTCTGCCCTTCTTCCCTTTTAAAGTTTGTCACTCCTGTGTTCCCACAGCTTCTCTGCAAACTTCTCTCACAATACTTGTAGTAAGttactgtgaacatttttttaCTGGTGTGTCTCCTCCACAAAGCTGTGGGCTCCTTGAAGACAAGGACCAAGTCTGATCCATCTTTGTGTCCCCACGGCCCAGCACAGGCTGACACACCTCACAGTGACCAGACTACACCAGGAATGCTATCTTTAATTCCAAGAAACACAGTTTAAGGGCATGTTAGCCAATTGGAGCTTGTTGAGGAGCCTATTGAGATGAGGGCAGTGGGGCTGAGTCTGGAAGCCATGTTCTATGAAGAACAGAAGAAGAATCAGGAAAGTTTAACTTGAAGAAGGTAGAATTCCTGGGACAGAATTCATTTGCCAATTCAACAGGCTGTTTCTGGGCATCTCGAGgtgaggccctgggctgggcctgagggGGCCACAGATGATGCAGCTACAGTCCCTGCCTGGAGAGCTCACAGTCTGGACAGGGTCAGACATGGGAACAAGTAACTACATCATAGTGGCCACTGCCACCCGAGGGTGATGCAGGATGTGGCCGGgtgtggccagggaaggcctcttggAAGAGGATATACAGGAGGGCAGAATTATGACACTGTTGGAGCAGGTTTCAGCTTAGGATGAGGAATATCTTTCTAACAATCAGAATTATGAAGAATGCTCCGTATCTGGAGGTGTGTGAGCAGGGCTGAGATGACCACTTCACAGTCTGGATCGTGATGTCTGTCGACAAAAGGACCAATGTGGAGGCTACAGGGAATTCCTCATAATAGCACAGTCATTAAACCATTGCTTCCTTTTACATACTAGATTCTGGGATACAAacacaaacagataaacaaaacaaagaaacagtctCTGGCTTTGAAAATCTCATAATTCAGGTAAATTGAAAAAAGTGTAACATTATGGCCTTATACCAGTGTCTCTTGAATTTGAATAATGAGTGGACccctttgaagaaaaaaaatcattgaggtACTCAGTGCTGATAATCTAAACATGTTCAGATTTAAACTCAATATGAACTCTAATGCAACTGTAAAGGCAAATCTTCTATATTGTGTTTATTCAATACAAATTTTACTGAACATGaacaaaactaaaaaactaataaaatggtaataatgataCTAATGCTATCGGTTGTGTTGAGTTCTTTTGGACTCAGCTGACAGTTCTACAGACGTATTCCAGCTGGTCAGtgaagaaggaatgatagaattgGAGTATCACATCTTGCAAACTCCTAATGAAATAACGGATCTAGCACATGATCATCACAAAAAAAAACAGGGATAAAATCAGATATTACCCCTGCCTCTTGTTATAAGAACACACCACTACCTACAAAGCAgacttgctaaaaaaaaaatcacacctgaATCAGACCAGATGTCAGGATCTGCTTTTCAATTTTCAGGAAATACAAGAGAaaacgattaaaaaaaaaaaaaagatagagggGGGAATCTGttggtgaaaagaaacttaagaaaCATTTATGAGACATGTGAACCAAATTCAATGTGTAGACCTTGTTTGAATCCAGCTTTGAACAAACCAactaaaggaaggaaggaagggagaaagggaaggagagggggaaggagcgggagaagaagggaagaagaaaggtgaGAAATCTGAATACTAACAATATTTGTTGATATGGAAGCAGTATTTTTTATGTGTGATAATATGTTGTggttatgttttttaattaattattacttattattattgggaatgcatactgaaatatttgcatatgaaatAATGTGGTATCTGTGATTTGCTTCATAACAatccagggaggaggcaggaagtagGTCCTGCTTTAGATAAACTAAGATTGGCCATGAGTTGATGATTGTCTTAGCTGCACATGGGTACGAGGGGTTCACTGTTGTAtgcttaaaagattttaaaagactgtatgctttaaaaatgaaaaaaagactaagatgctgaaacatttaaaaatcaggcatCACCTTCATATGTTGCTGacggaaatgtaaattggtataagtTTTACAGAAGGCAATATGACAATATCTATTAAATTGAAAATGCACATATCCTTTGACTCAGAAAATCACTTCTAGAGATGCAAACACCACAGTATGATAATATGTACAGTAAATTAacaatttagtgaaaaaaatcagattttgaaTTGCAAATATCTGATTTCTGTGTGGGTTTTCAGAGTCTTTTTTCATAAAGTGAGGTGCACCTGGTCACCTTGCTGCCAGAGCAGGTTCTGTTTGGTTTCCTGCCAGCCTCGCTAAGGAACAAGATGCTGGACCAGTCACTGCTGTTGGTCACGTCCTCACACTCAGCACTCATTCAGCAGACCCTGgacagtttgtttatttatgagGAAAAGACTCTGCATAAACAAGAAGAGCCTTTATGGGGGCGGGAAAACCAGGGTGTTAACTATCCTCCTTCGTCCGCTCAGCTTCCTTCCTTGAGGAAGGGCCCCAGTGGGAAACCGGAGGAGGGCTCTgtccaggcaggaaggagagtcAGAAACCCGCAGCAGTGACCTGACCTTTTCCACAGGCCCAGCCTCAGCCCAACTCTGGCCTTCTGTCCTGCATCCTTCTCAGCGCTGCTGACCCACCTGTTCTCGGAGGCATGTCTCCTTCAGGAAGCCTAGCCTGCTCGCACTTCAGAGGCAGCTATGGAAGAGTGAAAAGAGCCCAGATTAGGAGCCAGGGACTGACTCTGCCCCAAACTAGGTACATGACTTCATATATGTCGCTTAGCCTCCCAAGAcatttttcatccataaaataagcCTACCTATCTTGCTGTGCTGCCAGAAGAGTGAATGAGATTGTCATGTTGCTTCATCCTGGGTTCCACACTACATCTCTGCCTActgcttctcagtctccttgGCCTGCTCCTCCTCGGCCTGTGCCTcagtcctctgcctcctcttctctctttgggCTCCCAGAACTAAACTGTCACTCATCCCGTCCATGCTCCAGATCCATGCACCCAACTGGCCCTCTCTGCTTGCATCTCCCACAAGTGTCTCAAACTTGATTTATCTAAAACCAAACTCATTATTATCCTCTCCAAACTTGGTCATCATCCAGTGTTCTTTATCCCAGCAATACCTGTAACATACACCcagttgctcaagccagaaatctggggaTTTCCCTTGACTCTACTCCAACTCTACTCTATCCATTCGTGGATTGCAGTAGCAGTAGCCATCGTCTACCACATGGCCTGGGAAACAGAGAAGGCTGGACTGGAGTAAGATAAAATGAAGCAAACACACCTAGAAGCATGGCAGAGAACAGGATAGAAAAGACCATCTGGGTTCCTAAAGGGCTACAGGCTCTGGTTCTGCTCTGGAGCCCAGCTGCAGCCCCACCCTTGGATTTTATGAGACCCCTCAGTACCTTTTCCAATaacgccccctcccccactgttttttgtttttctttttctgcttaagTTAGTTGAATTGGGTTTCTATACTTGCAAATACAAGAGTCctaattaatatatacatatttgatcAGTCAGAATAGGCTAGTTATGCTGTAGTAATGAACAACCCCCACATTGTGGTATCTTAACTCCACTACAAGTCCATCAGCAGCAGGGAGCTCTGCTCATCACAGTCCCTCAGGAAGCAACTGCCATCTTGAATATTGTTGGCTGCTGTTCCTCAGAGCTGACTTCTCATTCAAAGTTTCCACCCTAACTGCCTGTGGTAACCACTCTCCAAGATGGCTCTAATGATCCTCACCTCCTGTCACTCTTGTGTAGTCTCTTTCATACTAACTAGGGCTAACATATTAAGAGACTGCAGAAATGACCATATGACTTACAATGCTCGGTCATAAAAGACATTGTGGCTTCTACTTTGTCTCTTTCTGGCATCACTTGTTCTAGGGGAAGCCAGTTTCCAGGTCAAGAGAACATTCAAGCAGCCCTACAGAGTGGCCCACAGGGTGAGGAACTAAGTCCTCCTGATAACAACCAGTACCGACCGAGCATGTAAGTGAATCATCTTGGAAGCTGACCTTCCAAGCCTTAGTTAAACCTTCAGATAAGAGCTACCCCAGCtgacatgcttttaaaaattgaattaaagattctttaaattctatagtgctttacaattttcaaaagtttcatatacatgatttcatataatccaaTGATaatccttttttctccctcctacccctatattgtccttctcccttccctctccccactgggaagcactagtttgttctctatatctgtgagtctgcttttgttttattcactagtttgctgtccAAAAGTCTGTTACCAGTTTATATTCTCAACTTCATGTATAAAACAGTCTCTGTTTCTCCATAACCTTGATAGCATCAGGTatattgttttgtaattttcctagCTTTAATGGCAAAAATTTGTATCAtcttaattttactttctaagagtaaagttgaacatttttcataagGAACTAACtcttaaaaacagaagaagaaaatcttcTAACTTCTTTATGACTCATGAAACCCCCTCTGATCTTCCAAGAAGTGGTGAAACCCAGAATGGGGACCAAAACATGGCACGATATGGGTTTCCCACGTAGAGTTGCCTCAGTTAAATAATTAAGCTAGTGACTTCATAAAGCATGGGTTCCTTTATAAGTCATCATATGTTCTCACTTCAATTAAAGTCCCTTGTTGCTCCTCTTTAATCtaaactttttcttcccttctcctctcagcCAGAAGTCATTGGCTCTGCATCACTGCCTTTGAGAGCTGTCATTCAGTCTGAGCTGCTTTCTTTCAGTGACCAGCTTCCAGTGCAACAGGAAAATGGTCAGACTCCACTTGGCCCCCCTCAgggtatgtacatatacattcaGGTAGTCAAGTATTTATGGAGCATGTGTTACTGGCTGGCCCTGaaaatacagcagtgaataagaaAATCAGGGTCTTACAGCTTATATTAAAATAGGGCAACAAAAGTGCTGGGAAGGAACTAAATGGTATGATGTGATAGTGAGTacctgggaggaagaaggagatGGGAAGGTCTCGCTAAGGAGGTGAGATTTGAAGAATGAGAGGAAGAGGCCACCAAGTAAAAAGCACAGGGAAGATCATTTTAGAGAAGaatagcacatgcaaaggccctaaAGTGAGAATGGGCTTGGCTTTGTCAAGGGACAGAATGTTGCCCAGGACAGTGAGCTAAAAGGGAGAGTGGTAGAAGCTAAGACTGACAGGCAGGCAGGAGCCATATCGTTCAGAGCATTGTAGGTCAGAGTAAAGGGTTTATCTTTTATCCTCAGAGCCAAGAAAGGACATTGAACATGGGagtgttttaaaagattttaaaagattactgtgTGGATAATAGATTTTAGGGTACAAGAGGGAAATTAGGGAGTCCGTTGCATACATCCAGAAAAGAGATGACTGATAATTTAGACTAGAGTAGTGGCAGTGAACAGGGAGAGAAGTGACTGAGTTTGTGCTTGGTGGAATGAATTCTGATGTGTAATGCATTGGAGAGAggattctttccttttattcagaAGTATCAACTTCTTAgatagaagaatttttttttttagagcttgctctaatcatttttaaaaactgaagtatagttggtgtataatattatatattccaagtatacaatatagtgattcacaatttttaaaggttatactaatttatagttattataaaatattggctatattctcagtgctgtataatatatccttgttgcttacttTATACATAATACTTTGTACTTCTTAAACTGCTACCTCTATATtgcctccccccttccctctccccactggtaaatAATGATTTGttctgtgaatcttttttttgttgttgttatattcactagtttgttgtatttttttagattccacatataagtgatatcatacagtatttatctttctctgacttatttcacctagcataatgccctccaagtccatccatgttgctgcaaatggcaaaatttcattctttttatggttgagtagtattccattgtatacatataccacatctttatccattcatctgctgatggacacttaggttgtccagctgacatcttgactgcacCTTGTGAGAGACCTTGACCCAGAATCACCTAGCTAAGCTTATCCCAAACTCCTGACCCACAGtgtatgagataataaatgtttattcttttaagtcattaaatttgggggtgatttgttacacagcaatagataatacACAATCTCATAAACTTAAGAGATTTCATATATGAAAACTTACTTCTATCTCTGGCATTTGTACAGTGTGAGAAattattcttctctttcccccGGCCTCTGGCTGAGCTCAGGTTAcctaactaaaaataaatatcagattTGAGGAATCAAACCCAGGAAGACagaattccattttattctttaaagaagcctttccctttccctttattGCAGAAAGCACCACTTCACATCACCTTCACCTGATAATCCAGAGATATGATGCCTACAAAAATCAAAGGAACTGGAGCCCACACTTACTCAATTATTACCTCCTCAACAGTATTGAGgaggtaataaatatttgagaaatgacACCCTACAATATCTGAGTTTTTCTAAGCTGAGAAAATGGTGTCATTAGCACTAGTGCTaatgctttatatttatatagcatGTGTTACTTTTCATAATGTTTTCACATCTATATCTGGCATAGGCGGGGAAGATATAAATAAACCAGGATACATATGAAACAGTGGCTCAGAGCTCATGATTTGCCCATAGTCTCATGGTGAGTGAATGACAGGGCCAGGTCCAGAATCTAGATTTCAGTGACTCCAAGTCAGGTGTAGTGCTTTCCAAGGCAGGACCTCCACGCTTTGATAACATAAGCACTCTTCAGTTGAGGCTGTTCTCTGTGATCAATGTGCACTTGTAGGTCTCCTTAAAGGCCTCAAGGAAAGGTGGTACTACTTCATCCACAGTGACATGCCTCTGGAGCTCCTTACTCAGGGAAGTGACGCCTGTCCCAACTAGCCCACAGGGCACAATGTGCTCAAACCACGTGAGGTCGGTAGAACAGTTCAGCGCCAGGCCGTGGGACGTGATGTGCCTTCCACAACGGACTCCTGCAAGGCAAACCAATGGGTTTTAGGATCGTTATTTTCCCTCACCAGTCTCCATGATCCCTCTGTGATGAGGAAAATGGACTAGATCACTGATTTTCCAAATTTGTTTCTAGAACACCCAGGAGTTGTGCACGGATCAGGGGAGGGGGACAAAATGAGAGGAGGGGTGTATGGCTCCACAGTAGCAGCACTTAGTATGAAAATTACAGAATATGTCCTTTAACAGAGATTctgttgctttaaatttttaaaaaaatttttttcaccctTACTGTCCTGACATTGTGAAGTAACCTGGCAATTCACTTCTAGTATCTCTCCATTCGTAAAAATGAGTGTTGAAAGAGATGACCTCTGAGGGCTCTGAATCAGTAAGaggtttaaaaacttttaaaggcGACGGGTAGTTCTGATTCAAAGCCCGCGCCAGATACATCGCCTCCCAGCCGGAGAGCTGCCCTCACGTCCATTGGTCGGGCCTCGGaaagccccgccccctccccgcgccgAGTCGCTCACCGATCGCGCAGATCTTGCGCTCACCCAGCCAGACGCCGGTGTAAGGTGGAGGCCGCGCGCGGGCGCCGGGTAAGCCCTGGAGCTCGCACAGGCGTACGGCGCACGCCTCCAGCGCCGCCACGTGGGTGCGCAGGCGCAGGCCAAGAGGTCGCAGGTCGAGGACCGGGTGGCAGAGCAGCTGGCCCGGGCCGTGGAAGGTGGCTAGGCCGCCGCGGCCAGTGGCGCGCACCTCGGCGCCCAAGGCCCGAAGCCGCGCCGTCTCCTCGGACGTCAGGCCGCCGCGCAGCCCTGCCGTATACACGGGCCCCGCAGGTTCGCAGAGCAGGAGCGCGCCCGCCTCGGTCCCTGGCCCGGCCTGTAGCCGCTGCAGCCAGCGCTCCTGCAGCGTTAGCAGCTCACCGTACGCCACCAGCCTCAACCTCACCAGCCGTACGGCGGGTTGCGGCATCGCGCCGGCTGCGAAGTCTGCgaggccccacccctgcctgggctTGGGGGCGTGCCGAGAGGGGCGGGGACTCAGGGGCTTGTCCGGAGCCACCGCCCCTAAGTGCCTGTTACAGATTGTTGAGAGACTGTACGAAAACCAGAAGGTgtgtgtcattcattcattcccacaACCAGTATTTAGGGTCTGCTTGTGTTCTGCAGGCCCTGCCCTAGGCACCTGATTCAGTAGTGCAcattgttagggaaaaaaaaaaagatctgttctGGGAAGCTTAACATTCTTAGAGCAGACAATAAGGAAGTATTAAAGCATTAAATATATAAGGTTATCTCACACGCTGATAActgctatgaaaagaaaaataaaatagggtgGAGTTCCCTGAGGAAAGAGAGATTAACGTGCAGGAGGTTTactggagtggggatggggaagacTTTGGAGACCAAGCCTGGGAGGGAGTGATGGAAACAGGATTAGGCAGAAGGAGAGGCTGAGTTGTGAAACTCTCAGCAGAGGCCTCAGCCAATCCCAAAGAATGCTTTGAGCCTGGGATGACCTTTCAGAGTTGTTCCAAATTAAAGAAGGGGGTCAGAAATTTATATCCTTGTTTTGACCAGTGATAGAGGCTTTATCTGGAGAGGTGCTATAACTTTTGGCAAGGCTGCTTCCTTTGGTGAAGGGCAATTCCCAGACAGAAATTATGAGCCATGAgcaacctccccccacccccgaagcTGGGGGGAATGACAAGCTAGATCCCGAGGTTGGATCTGGACCATAACATTCATTATGTTGTATTGGAGTGTgatttaaacaaatacaaattcattcaataaacttttACTGAATACCAGCTATGTGTTAGGCCTATTGCTAGGTAAGGAGGTTACACAAGGATATCCCCTCTTGTATTCTTACCCCCCTCCTTGTGTTCTTAATAACATACAGAATCCAGTTTTTATGTCTTCAGTCTATCCTCTGAATCTGTCTTCTAAGCTGCAGCCAAGGATtgttcaaatgaaaagaaaggagaatgaaaagaagaaagcagaaaaatacagagaataatgtAACAAATTACTGTTTACCCACCATTCAGCCTTAGCAAATTTTAATACTTTACAGCTTTTGCTCaggtcttttttaattttagaagctAATAATATTGATCGCTCCTGAAGGTATCTGAAAGACATTTCATAAATTTAGACATAAAAATCCTaagcaaatattagcaaatttatCCAGCAATGTATAAAGGGGTTAATACACCGTGATGAAGTAGTGTTTAATCCCAGGAATACAAGATTGGCTTAACATTCTAAAATCAAAAAATGTAATTcaccaaaaaggagaaaaaccatatgat
This Camelus ferus isolate YT-003-E chromosome 10, BCGSAC_Cfer_1.0, whole genome shotgun sequence DNA region includes the following protein-coding sequences:
- the LIPT2 gene encoding putative lipoyltransferase 2, mitochondrial isoform X2, yielding MPQPAVRLVRLRLVAYGELLTLQERWLQRLQAGPGTEAGALLLCEPAGPVYTAGLRGGLTSEETARLRALGAEVRATGRGGLATFHGPGQLLCHPVLDLRPLGLRLRTHVAALEACAVRLCELQGLPGARARPPPYTGVWLGVRCGRHITSHGLALNCSTDLTWFEHIVPCGLVGTGVTSLSKELQRHVTVDEVVPPFLEAFKETYKCTLITENSLN
- the LIPT2 gene encoding putative lipoyltransferase 2, mitochondrial isoform X1, whose translation is MPQPAVRLVRLRLVAYGELLTLQERWLQRLQAGPGTEAGALLLCEPAGPVYTAGLRGGLTSEETARLRALGAEVRATGRGGLATFHGPGQLLCHPVLDLRPLGLRLRTHVAALEACAVRLCELQGLPGARARPPPYTGVWLGERKICAIGVRCGRHITSHGLALNCSTDLTWFEHIVPCGLVGTGVTSLSKELQRHVTVDEVVPPFLEAFKETYKCTLITENSLN